In Mauremys reevesii isolate NIE-2019 linkage group 14, ASM1616193v1, whole genome shotgun sequence, a single window of DNA contains:
- the MEPCE gene encoding 7SK snRNA methylphosphate capping enzyme codes for MRHPEAWAERMRVGGPGGAKAAEEGDGGCAAGATRMRRRSPWRRRRRRSWSRPRRRPSSPRPRRGEGAAPWCSCTRRPPRRSCTRRPPRPISAGQGRGAAARGGGPWCSCTRGRPLGQRRGGGGGPPQGAAPKEEDEGVGELLLPRPRNGFQPPRPGGKRRNSCTVGAKHPAAKRRRRVTSECDPVLPSEFLLGGNIFDPLNLNSLLDEEVNQALNAETPKSSPLPARGRDPVEILIPKDITDPLSLNARDGDDAALVLASPFKAGRKRHRHRGGQQRGGGGGAGDCKPAACKACDAACPTPQPYELNTAINCRDEVVSPLLPLAAEGSGCVTPSGATGGRHHHRKRRRTSSKSEAAGGPKLPPPPPTPGGGKGGGQPGKGSPEKGKGAGRHQQAPAAKRRRQQRKFQYGNYCKYYGYRNPNCEDARLRVMKPEWFQGKEVLDLGCNVGHLTLSVAKKWKPARVVGLDIDGGLIHSARQNIRHYLSEEIRQRQDAAEAGAGPTRRRGGFPASLAASRGPIAAPRVPQDGAGAADFPDNVIFVRVRGLGRVGGEGPTFGGAAGVGSSRPPSCAQREVTQQPGGPRHAPFLDVVLCLSLTKWVHLNWGDDGLKRLFKRIFRHLRPGGLLLLEPQPWSSYGKRKNLTETIYRNYYRIQLKPEQFPSYLTSPEVGFSSCELVARPYNSSRGFQRPIYLLHKGHPAAH; via the exons ATGCGCCACCCAGAGGCGTGGGCGGAGCGCATGCGCGTTGGGGGCCCCGGAGGGGCGAAGGCCGCGGAGGAAGGCGACGGCGGCTGCGCCGCCGGCGCGACGCGCATGCGCAGGAGGAGCCC ATGGCGGCGGAGAAGGAGACGTTCCTGGTcccggccccgccgccgcccCTCAAGCCCCCGCccgcggcggggggagggggcggccccCTGGTGCAGCTGCACGAGGAGGCCGCCTCGGCGGAGCTGCACGCGGAGGCCGCCCCGGCCAATCAGCGCCGGGCAGGGGCGGGGCGCCGCCGCGCGGGGAGGCGGCCCCTGGTGCAGCTGCACGAGGGGCCGCCCGCTGGGGCAGCgccggggcgggggcggcggcCCGCCCCAGGGGGCCGCCCCCAAGGAGGAGGACGAGGGCGTGGGCGAGCTGCTGCTGCCGCGGCCCCGCAACGGCTTCCAGCCCCCCCGGCCGGGCGGCAAGCGGCGCAACAGCTGCACCGTGGGCGCCAAGCACCCGGCCGCCAAGCGCCGGCGCCGGGTCACCTCGGAGTGCGACCCGGTGCTGCCCTCCGAGTTCCTGCTGGGCGGCAACATCTTCGACCCCCTCAACCTCAACAGCCTCCTGGACGAGGAGGTGAACCAGGCCCTCAACGCCGAGACCCCCAAGTCCTCGCCGCTGCCGGCCAGGGGCCGCGACCCGGTGGAGATCCTCATCCCCAAGGACATCACCGACCCGCTCAGCCTCAACGCCCGGGACGGCGACGACGCGGCCCTGGTGCTGGCCTCGCCCTTCAAGGCGGGCCGCAAGCGCCACCGCCACCGGGGCGGCCAGCAGcgggggggcggcggcggggccggggACTGCAAGCCGGCCGCCTGCAAGGCCTGCGACGCCGcctgccccaccccgcagccctacGAACTCAACACGGCCATCAACTGCCGGGACGAGGTGGTCTCCCCGCTGCTCCCCCTGGCCGCCGAGGGGTCGGGCTGCGTCACCCCCTCTGGCGCCACCGGCGGCCGCcaccaccaccgcaaacggcgccGGACTAGCAGCAAATCGGAGGCGGCCGGCGGGCCCAAGCTGCCgccgcctccccccaccccgggcggGGGCAAGGGCGGGGGCCAGCCGGGCAAGGGCAGCCCGGAAAAGGGCAAAGGGGCCGGCCGGCACCAACAGGCGCCCGCGGCCAAGCGGCGGCGGCAACAGCGGAAGTTCCAGTACGGCAACTACTGCAAATACTACGGCTACCGGAACCCCAACTGCGAGGACGCCCGGCTGCGGGTCATGAAGCCCGAGTGGTTCCAGGGCAAAGAGGTGCTGGACCTGGGCTGCAACGTGGGGCACCTCACCCTGAGCGTGGCCAAGAAGTGGAAACCCgcccgggtggtggggctggaCATCGACGGGGGCCTGATCCACTCGGCCCGCCAGAACATCCGCCACTACCTGTCCGAGGAGATCCGGCAGCGGCAGGACGCCGCCGAGGCGGGAGCCGGCCCCACGAGGCGGAGGGGCGGCTTCCCTGCCTCGCTGGCGGCCAGCAGGGGGCCCATCGCTGCCCCCCGGGTGCCCCAGGACGGGGCCGGGGCCGCCGACTTCCCCGACAACGTGATCTTTGTCCGGGTAAGAGGCTTAGGacgtgtggggggggagggcccCACCTTTGGGGGTGCCGCTGGTGTGGGGAGCAGCCGCCCACCCAGCTGCGCTCAGAGGGAGGTCACACAACAGCCTGGTGGCCCGAGACACGCCCCCT TTCTCGACGTGGTGCTGTGCCTCAGCCTCACCAAGTGGGTGCACCTCAACTGGGGGGACGACGGGCTGAAGCGGCTCTTCAAGCGCATCTTCCGCCACCTGCGGCCCGGCGgcctcctgctgctggagccccagccctggTCCTCCTACGGCAAGCGCAAGAACCTGACG GAAACCATCTACAGAAACTACTACCGCATCCAGCTGAAACCGGAGCAGTTCCCCTCCTACCTGACCTCCCCGGAGGTGGGCTTCTCCAGCTGCGAGCTGGTGGCCAGGCCCTACAACAGCTCCAGAG